In Acidimicrobiales bacterium, a single window of DNA contains:
- a CDS encoding crotonase/enoyl-CoA hydratase family protein, which produces MTVHIEADGPVTIVTIDRPEVANAVDRPTADALADAFRAFDADARAHVAVLTGAGGTFCAGADLKAMRDDRERINRVAPEGDGPLGPTRMLLGKPVIAAVEGHAVAGGLELAAWCDLRVAAEDAVFGVYCRRWDVPLVDGGTIRLTRLLGHSHALDLILTGRGVSGDEAQRMGLANRLVPKDRARDEAVALAHELAVLPQAALRGDRMSSYEQWSQDLDAALQTELQHGLHTLRTGQMSSGLDRFASGTWRRPPE; this is translated from the coding sequence ATGACCGTCCACATCGAAGCCGACGGGCCGGTCACGATCGTCACCATCGACCGGCCCGAGGTCGCCAACGCCGTCGACCGCCCCACGGCCGATGCCCTGGCCGACGCCTTCCGGGCCTTCGACGCCGACGCCCGAGCCCACGTGGCCGTCCTCACCGGCGCCGGGGGCACCTTCTGCGCCGGCGCCGACCTGAAGGCCATGCGGGACGACCGTGAGCGCATCAACCGGGTGGCGCCCGAGGGCGACGGCCCGCTCGGCCCCACCCGCATGCTCCTGGGCAAGCCCGTGATCGCCGCGGTCGAGGGCCACGCCGTGGCCGGCGGGCTGGAGCTCGCCGCCTGGTGCGACCTGCGGGTGGCCGCCGAGGACGCGGTGTTCGGGGTCTACTGCCGGCGCTGGGACGTCCCGCTGGTCGACGGCGGCACCATCCGGCTCACCCGCCTGCTCGGCCACAGCCACGCGCTCGACCTGATCCTCACCGGGCGCGGCGTCTCGGGCGACGAGGCCCAGCGCATGGGCCTGGCGAACCGGCTGGTCCCCAAGGACCGGGCCCGGGACGAGGCGGTGGCGCTGGCCCACGAGCTCGCCGTGCTCCCGCAGGCCGCCCTCCGCGGCGACCGCATGTCGTCCTACGAGCAGTGGTCGCAGGACCTCGACGCCGCCCTGCAGACCGAGCTCCAGCACGGCCTCCACACCCTGCGTACCGGCCAGATGTCCTCCGGCCTCGACCGCTTCGCCTCCGGCACCTGGCGTCGACCACCAGAATGA
- a CDS encoding MmcQ/YjbR family DNA-binding protein, producing MGPDLDRLARASSLAMGADEYADVPADLLARVQAVCESLPETTERQAWAGTQWRIRNRMFAHVVTVDFPDAPVTALVFRASGDELDALRRTGHPFFRPAWGTDAVGMALDAGSDWGDVAQLLTESYCVVAPKKLVAQVDRPR from the coding sequence ATGGGCCCCGATCTCGATCGCCTCGCCCGCGCCTCGTCGCTGGCGATGGGCGCCGACGAGTACGCCGACGTCCCGGCCGATCTCCTCGCTCGGGTGCAGGCTGTCTGCGAGTCGCTGCCGGAGACCACCGAGCGCCAGGCCTGGGCGGGCACGCAGTGGCGGATCCGCAACCGGATGTTCGCCCACGTCGTCACCGTCGACTTCCCCGACGCCCCGGTCACGGCGCTGGTCTTCCGGGCCTCCGGCGACGAGCTCGACGCCCTCCGTCGCACGGGCCACCCGTTCTTCCGCCCCGCCTGGGGCACCGACGCGGTCGGGATGGCGCTCGACGCCGGCTCCGACTGGGGCGACGTCGCCCAGCTCCTCACCGAGAGCTACTGCGTGGTGGCGCCCAAGAAGCTCGTCGCGCAGGTCGACCGCCCCCGCTGA
- a CDS encoding DUF1992 domain-containing protein yields the protein MTERKPPGVSWETWIDRQIREGMERGEFDGLPGYGKPIRDLDQPRDELWWVRDKLRREDAQFLPPTLALRKEVEDARERIAAATEESDVRAIVADINERIVEVNSRATAGPPSTVVKLDEEHVVRQWREARPG from the coding sequence ATGACCGAGCGCAAGCCTCCCGGCGTGAGCTGGGAGACATGGATCGACCGCCAGATCCGCGAAGGCATGGAGCGCGGCGAGTTCGACGGCCTCCCCGGCTACGGCAAGCCCATCCGGGACCTGGATCAGCCGCGTGACGAGCTGTGGTGGGTGCGGGACAAGCTGCGGCGGGAGGACGCCCAGTTCCTGCCGCCCACCCTGGCGCTGCGCAAGGAGGTGGAGGACGCCCGGGAGCGCATCGCCGCCGCCACAGAGGAGAGCGATGTCCGCGCCATCGTGGCCGACATCAACGAGCGCATCGTCGAGGTCAACTCCCGCGCCACCGCCGGTCCCCCGTCGACGGTGGTGAAGCTCGACGAGGAGCACGTGGTCCGCCAGTGGCGGGAAGCCCGCCCGGGGTGA